One Triticum dicoccoides isolate Atlit2015 ecotype Zavitan chromosome 5B, WEW_v2.0, whole genome shotgun sequence genomic window carries:
- the LOC119307847 gene encoding arginine/serine-rich coiled-coil protein 2-like, whose amino-acid sequence MAPSASSSSGTDSTGSSSSSGSDRRVRRRHSRRKDAAPSTSSSSALKVRKDRKSRHKRRRRERRKSRSDDDSYSSASSYDSDREASGRSRKHKKSSRSRKSRERERSKDRHHKRDKSKHREKKESERSSGPVQLSKFLGREKEESGKRSVISGKKIMMKLEKSKEDKAAESKRNELLKFLNASYD is encoded by the exons ATGGCGCCGTCCGCCAGCTCCTCCTCCGGCACGGACTCCACTGGTTCCTCCTCCTCATCGGGGAGCGAccgccgcgtccgccgccgccacaGCCGCCGCAAGGACGCCGCGCcgtccacgtcctcctcctccgcgCTGAAGGTGCGCAAGGACCGCAAGTCCCGCCACAAGCGCCGCCGCCGGGAGAGGCGGAAGTCCCGTTCAGACGACGACAGCTACAG TAGCGCAAGCTCTTATGATAGTGACCGCGAGGCATCTGGCAGATCACGTAAGCATAAGAAGAGCAGTAGATCAAGGAAG TCTAGGGAAAGAGAGCGAAGCAAGGATAGGCATCATAAACGGGACAAGAGTAAACATAGAGAG AAGAAAGAGAGTGAACGTTCTAGCGGTCCGGTCCAGCTTTCCAAG TTCCTTGGTCGCGAGAAGGAGGAAAGCGGCAAAAGGAGTGTTATCTCTGGTAAAAAG ATAATGATGAAGCTCGAGAAATCCAAGGAAGATAAGGCGGCTGAGAGCAAGCGCAATGAACTGTTGAAGTTTCTGAATGCCAGTTATGATTGA